The proteins below are encoded in one region of Belonocnema kinseyi isolate 2016_QV_RU_SX_M_011 chromosome 1, B_treatae_v1, whole genome shotgun sequence:
- the LOC117172894 gene encoding transmembrane protein 177 isoform X2 has protein sequence MESVWTRYLKWCTTKSGKNVCNKIFIALNIGTFSAVYLPHTFHLKDYQKFMELYKDGKPVPVPENLKSLFEEVEDDLDIHKIDRKLIKPFMCFGFDTFQAGISGMRSGGIIGIPINFTYKTARDLEASRLLINNAPVDWSRQETEDLAQALVLSPDAKKFAIAREILTFEEFSKLWDCIAATVLFVSSYAFSQWMKYKFNMYKKSLSSRVLLYTVAGFGGVGLYFMQKDFFRKRTERIVDEKLAQAGPTYVKGGHEFYSKLLARNIAHRALLDKHGHELFTEEGDLAYFIREKTTPFTKRKSRFESMIKEFMKEQEKSLDSDLTKIAGDVEQA, from the exons ATGGAATCGGTATGGACGAGATATCTAAAATGGTGCACAACAAAAAGCGGAAAAAATGtctgcaataaaatatttattgcttTAAATATTGGCACTTTTAGTGCTGTATATTTACCCCACACCTTCCATTTAAAAGATTATCAAAAATTCATGGAACTCTACAA AGATGGGAAACCAGTTCCCGTTCCCGAAAACCTAAAATCCCTCTTCGAGGAAGTCGAGGATGATCTAGACATTCACAAAATCGATCGCAAATTAATAAAACCCTTCATGTGTTTCGGTTTCGACACTTTTCAGGCCGGGATTTCCGGCATGAGATCCGGTGGTATAATCGGTATTCCAATAAATTTCACCTACAAAACTGCCAGAGATTTGGAAGCCAGTCGTCTGTTAATAAACAACGCGCCTGTCGATTGGTCCCGACAAGAAACCGAGGATTTGGCCCAAGCTCTCGTGTTATCGCCAGATGCGAAAAAATTTGCAATCGCTCGTGAAATTCTCACTTTCGAGGAGTTCAGTAAACTCTGGGATTGCATCGCAGCCACCGTGTTATTTGTATCCTCCTACGCATTTTCCCAGTGGATGAAATATAAGTTCAACATGTACAAAAAATCATTGTCTTCACGAGTTCTCCTCTATACAGTTGCCGGATTTGGCGGTGTCGGTCTTTATTTCATGCAAAAAGATTTTTTCCGCAAGCGAACCGAGAGAATCGTTGACGAAAAATTGGCACAAGCTGGTCCAACTTATGTGAAGGGAGGCCACGAATTTTATAGTAAACTGTTGGCCAGGAATATTGCCCACAGGGCTCTGCTTGATAAACACGGACACGAATTATTCACCGAGGAAGGGGATCTTGCTTATTTTATTCGAGAAAAAACGACGCCCTTCACAAAAAGAAAGTCTCGTTTCGAATCCATGATTAAGGAGTTTATGAAGGAGCAGGAGAAGAGCTTGGATTCGGACCTGACAAAAATAGCAGGCGATGTTGAACAAGCGTAG
- the LOC117172894 gene encoding transmembrane protein 177 isoform X1: protein MKSIVLYINSWIKNSYIFFKVLRNKSMESVWTRYLKWCTTKSGKNVCNKIFIALNIGTFSAVYLPHTFHLKDYQKFMELYKDGKPVPVPENLKSLFEEVEDDLDIHKIDRKLIKPFMCFGFDTFQAGISGMRSGGIIGIPINFTYKTARDLEASRLLINNAPVDWSRQETEDLAQALVLSPDAKKFAIAREILTFEEFSKLWDCIAATVLFVSSYAFSQWMKYKFNMYKKSLSSRVLLYTVAGFGGVGLYFMQKDFFRKRTERIVDEKLAQAGPTYVKGGHEFYSKLLARNIAHRALLDKHGHELFTEEGDLAYFIREKTTPFTKRKSRFESMIKEFMKEQEKSLDSDLTKIAGDVEQA from the exons ATGAAAAGCATTGTTTTATATATTAATTcctggattaaaaattcgtacattttttttaaagttttgagaa ATAAGAGCATGGAATCGGTATGGACGAGATATCTAAAATGGTGCACAACAAAAAGCGGAAAAAATGtctgcaataaaatatttattgcttTAAATATTGGCACTTTTAGTGCTGTATATTTACCCCACACCTTCCATTTAAAAGATTATCAAAAATTCATGGAACTCTACAA AGATGGGAAACCAGTTCCCGTTCCCGAAAACCTAAAATCCCTCTTCGAGGAAGTCGAGGATGATCTAGACATTCACAAAATCGATCGCAAATTAATAAAACCCTTCATGTGTTTCGGTTTCGACACTTTTCAGGCCGGGATTTCCGGCATGAGATCCGGTGGTATAATCGGTATTCCAATAAATTTCACCTACAAAACTGCCAGAGATTTGGAAGCCAGTCGTCTGTTAATAAACAACGCGCCTGTCGATTGGTCCCGACAAGAAACCGAGGATTTGGCCCAAGCTCTCGTGTTATCGCCAGATGCGAAAAAATTTGCAATCGCTCGTGAAATTCTCACTTTCGAGGAGTTCAGTAAACTCTGGGATTGCATCGCAGCCACCGTGTTATTTGTATCCTCCTACGCATTTTCCCAGTGGATGAAATATAAGTTCAACATGTACAAAAAATCATTGTCTTCACGAGTTCTCCTCTATACAGTTGCCGGATTTGGCGGTGTCGGTCTTTATTTCATGCAAAAAGATTTTTTCCGCAAGCGAACCGAGAGAATCGTTGACGAAAAATTGGCACAAGCTGGTCCAACTTATGTGAAGGGAGGCCACGAATTTTATAGTAAACTGTTGGCCAGGAATATTGCCCACAGGGCTCTGCTTGATAAACACGGACACGAATTATTCACCGAGGAAGGGGATCTTGCTTATTTTATTCGAGAAAAAACGACGCCCTTCACAAAAAGAAAGTCTCGTTTCGAATCCATGATTAAGGAGTTTATGAAGGAGCAGGAGAAGAGCTTGGATTCGGACCTGACAAAAATAGCAGGCGATGTTGAACAAGCGTAG